The proteins below come from a single Argentina anserina chromosome 1, drPotAnse1.1, whole genome shotgun sequence genomic window:
- the LOC126802178 gene encoding 1-acyl-sn-glycerol-3-phosphate acyltransferase BAT2, chloroplastic, with the protein MEVASHSSHSILCYKQSRLPSSTSSSLPLFTHKGLTIGCSPCRRPIFRKLTTSARYGIFCMVRKPVGISWSDVDGKEEFAGSYNDGRLHSQHKLSRHTVVQSGVIETGSPDAALPEVNVVSKVRGVLFYAIAAFNAIYLFALMVIAHPFVLLFDRYRRQAHVFIAKIWATFAVTPFLNIKFEGLENLPPPDVPAVYVSNHQSFLDIYVLLTVGRPYKFISKTSIFLIPIIGWAMFLIGDIPLKRMDSKSQLESLKRCIYLLKKGSSVFFFPEGTRSKDGSLGDFKKGAFSLAARTKVPVVPITLIGTGKIMPVGKEGILNTGPVKVIIHQPIEGNDTETLRRESRNVIAEALNCQG; encoded by the exons ATGGAAGTCGCTTCTCACTCTTCGCATTCTATACTTT GTTACAAGCAATCGAGGCTTCCATCATCAACCTCGTCTTCGTTGCCG CTGTTTACTCACAAGGGACTAACTATTGGGTGCTCCCCGTGCAGACGTCCCATTTTCAGAAAGCTAACTACTT CTGCTCGTTATGGCATTTTTTGCATGGTGAGGAAGCCAGTCGGGATATCATGGTCTGACGTTGATGGAAAAGAGGAGTTTGCCGGGTCTTATAATGACGGCAGATTGCATAGCCAGCATAAATTGTCCAGGCATACAGTTGTGCAATCTGGAGTTATTGAAACTGGAAGCCCTGATGCTGCTTTACCAG AAGTAAATGTCGTCTCAAAAGTTAGGGGTGTGTTATTTTATGCCATCGCTGCCTTTAATGCTATCTATCTCTTTGCACTGATGGTAATAGCCCATCCTTTTGTTCTGTTGTTCGATCGATATAGAAGACAAGCTCATGTTTTTATTGCCAAAATTTGGGCCACGTTTGCTGTTACTCCATTTCTCAATATCAAGTTTGAGGGACTGGAGAACTTGCCTCCTCCAGATGTTCCTGCCGTATATGTTTCCAACCACCAGAGCTTTTTAGACATATATGTTCTTCTCACTGTTGGGAGACCCTATAAGTTTATTAGCAAGACTAGCATATTCCTCATCCCCATTATTGGGTGGGCTATGTTTCTAATCGGTGACATTCCTTTAAAGCGCATGGACAGCAAAAGCCAATTG GAAAGCCTTAAACGTTGCATATATCTTCTCAAGAAGGGGTCATCTGTCTTTTTCTTCCCTGAGGGAACACGCAGTAAAGATGGATCATTAGGGGATTTCAAG AAAGGTGCCTTCAGTCTTGCAGCAAGAACGAAGGTGCCAGTGGTGCCTATTACTCTAATAGGAACTGGGAAAATAATGCCTGTGGGAAAGGAGGGTATCTTGAACACTGGACCTGTTAAAGTTATTATACATCAGCCTATAGAAGGAAATGATACAGAAACACTGCGTAGAGAAAGTAGAAACGTAATTGCAGAAGCACTCAATTGCCAAGGCTGA
- the LOC126801280 gene encoding transmembrane 9 superfamily member 10, whose product MARGPLAFQLWISLCFSLILHARCFYLPGVAPQDFQHGDPLNVKVNKLTSTKTQLPYSFYSLPYCRPEHIIDSAENLGEVLRGDRIENSPYEFKMREPQMCSVACRIMLNAKTAKEFKEKIDDEYRVNMILDNLPLVVPIPRPDQENSLVYQYGFHVGLRGQYAGNKDRKHFINNHLTFVVKYHKDPMTESARIVGFEVKPFSVRHEYEGEWNGKTRLTTCDPHAKRMVTSSESPQEVEDKKEITFTYDVEFQESDVKWASRWDTYLLMADDQIHWFSIVNSLMIVLFLSGMVAMIMLRTLYRDISKYNQLETQEEAQEETGWKLVHGDVFRPPVNSDLLCVYVGTGVQFLGMILVTMLFAVLGFLSPSNRGGLMTAMLLLWVFMGLFGGYATVRLYKLFKGTEWKKITLKTAFMFPAIVFSIFFVLNALIWGEKSSGAVPFGTMFALVFLWFGISVPLIFVGAYVGFRKPVIEDPVKTNKIPRQVPEQAWYMNPVFSILIGGILPFGAVFIELFFILTSIWLHQFYYIFGFLFIIFIILIITCAEITIVLCYFQLCSEDYYWWWRSYLTSGSSALYLFLYAAFYFFTKLDIQKPVSGALYFGYMLIASYSFFVLTGTIGFYACFWFTRLIYSSVKID is encoded by the exons GGAGATCCTTTGAATGTGAAGGTGAACAAACTAACCTCTACAAAGACTCAACTTCCTTATTCATTCTATTCCCTCCCATACTGTCGTCCAGAGCATATAATTGACAGCGCAGAGAATCTTGGGGAGGTTCTTCGTGGTGATCGCATTGAAAACTCTCCTTATGAG TTCAAAATGCGAGAGCCACAGATGTGCAGTGTTGCATGTCGTATCATGCTTAATGCAAAGACTGCAAAGGAATTCAAAGAAAAGATAGATGATGAGTATCGGGTGAACAT GATTCTGGATAATCTACCTCTGGTTGTTCCTATACCAAGGCCTGATCAGGAAAATTCCTTGGTGTATCAATATGGCTTTCATGTTGGTCTCAGAGGACAATATGCTGGG AACAAGGATAGAAAGCATTTTATTAACAATCACCTGACTTTTGTGGTCAAGTATCACAAAGATCCAATGACAGAATCTGCCAGGATTGTTGGTTTTGAGGTCAAACCTTTCAG TGTTCGGCATGAATATGAAGGTGAGTGGAATGGGAAAACACGCTTAACAACCTGTGATCCCCATGCAAAGCGCATGGTTACTAGCTCGGAATCCCCTCAAGAGGTTGAAGataaaaaggaaattacaTTCACATATGATGTTGAGTTTCAG GAGAGTGACGTGAAGTGGGCATCTCGCTGGGACACGTATCTTCTGATGGCTGATGATCAGATCCACTGGTTCTCAATTGTTAATTCTTTAATGattgttcttttcttatcGGGCATGGTGGCTATGATCATGTTGCGGACACTTTACCGGGATATCTCCAAGTACAACCAACTAGAGACCCAAGAAGAAGCCCAAGAAGAGACAGGATGGAAACTGGTCCATGGTGACGTGTTCAGACCTCCAGTAAACTCAGATCTACTGTGTGTGTATGTTGGCACAGGTGTTCAGTTCCTTGGGATGATTCTTGTCACTATGCTATTTGCTGTCCTTGGGTTCCTCTCTCCTTCAAATCGTGGTGGGCTGATGACGGCCATGCTCCTCCTTTGGGTCTTTATGGGTCTTTTTGGTGGATATGCTACAGTCCGTCTCTACAAGTTGTTTAAGGGAACAGAATGGAAGAAAATCACTCTCAAAACAGCCTTCATGTTCCCTGCAATAgtcttttccatttttttcgTCTTGAATGCTCTTATCTGGGGTGAGAAGTCGTCTGGGGCAGTGCCGTTTGGAACCATGTTTGCTctggtatttttatggtttgGCATTTCAGTTCCACTTATATTTGTTGGTGCCTATGTGGGATTTAGGAAGCCAGTGATTGAGGATCCTGTGAAAACCAACAAGATCCCTAGGCAAGTGCCAGAACAGGCCTGGTACATGAATCCAGTTTTCTCTATCCTGATTGGAGGCATACTGCCATTTGGCGCCGTCTTTATTGAGCTGTTTTTCATCCTCACTTCAATATGGTTGCATCAGTTTTATTACATATTTGGATTCctattcatcatcttcattatcCTCATCATCACTTGTGCGGAGATCACCATTGTTCTATGCTACTTCCAGCTGTGCAGTGAGGACTACTATTGGTGGTGGAGGTCGTATCTGACTTCAGGCTCATCAGCACTGTATCTTTTCCTATATGCTGCCTTTTACTTCTTCACTAAGCTTGACATTCAGAAGCCAGTGTCCGGAGCCTTGTACTTCGGATATATGCTCATTGCTTCATACTCTTTCTTTGTGCTGACCGGTACAATAGGGTTCTATGCATGCTTCTGGTTTACTAGGCTCATATATTCATCTGTGAAGATCGACTGA